One region of Bubalus bubalis isolate 160015118507 breed Murrah chromosome 15, NDDB_SH_1, whole genome shotgun sequence genomic DNA includes:
- the LOC102393313 gene encoding serine protease 40: protein MEITAAEGSGPGWKVACTLTVVLLCLHSLLPHTKVAGTTDGPPVSAVSSCGKTAVTGKIIGGKNTVDKRWPWQAGLLYQGTFICGASLISDYWVISAAHCFQMSRKPSDYKILLGYYQLEKPTSYSQLAAVYRLFIHADYNKRYYQESDITLLQLYRPAKFSDSIRTVCLPEANIQLLDLIVCWITGWGMLNDQELLPTPRTLQEAEVGFLDNSFCASILKPPEMINQTIAIQDSMLCATDFLTGKSVCRGDSGGPLVCKLNDTWYLMGLASFSTPCEKPIGPGIFTKVSYYNQWITEKQKSSPNPDPSTAPAEEKPPALFNFNSLGNVHKPRNFLVLVASQTFLLLLIFLWTMGL, encoded by the exons ATGGAGATCACGGCGGCCGAGGGCTCAGGGCCAGGCTGGAAGGTAGCCTGCACCCTAACTGTTGTCCTGCTCTGCCTACACTCACTCCTGCCGCACACCAAGGTGGCTGGGACCACAGATGGACCACCAGTGTCTGCCGTGTCAT catgtgggaagACTGCCGTAACTGGGAAGATCattggtggcaagaatacagttGACAAACGCTGGCCTTGGCAAGCAGGTCTTCTCTACCAGGGTACGTTTATCTGTGGAGCTTCCCTCATCAGTGACTACTGGGTGATCTCAGCTGCCCACTGCTTCCAAAT GTCCCGTAAGCCATCTGACTACAAAATCTTGCTGGGGTACTATCAACTAGAAAAACCTACTTCATACAGTCAGTTGGCAGCAGTGTACCGACTCTTCATCCACGCTGACTATAACAAACGCTACTACCAGGAGAGTGACATAACTCTCTTGCAGCTGTATCGGCCTGCAAAGTTTTCTGACTCCATCCGCACTGTCTGCCTCCCGGAAGCTAATATCCAGTTGCTCGATCTTATCGTCTGCTGGATAACCGGCTGGGGGATGCTCAATGACCAAG AGCTCCTACCTACTCCCAGAACACTGCAGGAAGCAGAGGTCGGCTTTTTGGATAATTCATTTTGTGCATCGATTTTGAAACCGCCAGAAATGATCAACCAAACAATTGCTATACAGGACAGCATGTTGTGCGCTACAGACTTCCTCACAGGAAAGTCTGTCTGCCGA GGTGATTCTGGGGGACCCCTTGTCTGCAAATTAAATGACACCTGGTATCTGATGGGGCTGGCCAGCTTTAGCACACCTTGTGAGAAGCCCATAGGCCCCGGCATCTTCACCAAAGTCTCCTActacaaccaatggatcactgagaAGCAGAAAAGCTCGCCCAATCCTGACCCTTCAACTGCTCCTGCTGAGGAGAAACCGCCTGCTCTGTTCAACTTTAATTCTCTGGGCAATGTCCACAAGCCCAGGAACTTCCTAGTCCTTGTGGCTTCACAAACCTTCCTCCTGCTGCTGATTTTCCTCTGGACAATGGGGCTCTGA